AACCCGGAACCCGCTATTGGTGGTGCGCCTGCGGGCGTTCCGCCAACCAGCCGTTTTGCGACGGTTCACACGCGGGAACCAGTATCGAACCGCTGGAATTCACTGTGCCGGAAAAGAAAAAATACGGCTTGTGCGCCTGCAAGCACACCCGCAATGCGCCGTTCTGTGATGCAACTCATCGTAATCTGGATTAAAGCCC
The sequence above is drawn from the Thiothrix nivea DSM 5205 genome and encodes:
- a CDS encoding CDGSH iron-sulfur domain-containing protein; protein product: MTEPVIAQKKPCVMELEPGTRYWWCACGRSANQPFCDGSHAGTSIEPLEFTVPEKKKYGLCACKHTRNAPFCDATHRNLD